CGACCGGCCGCTAATCGAGCAGAACATCAAGAAGCTCTGCCCCAAGTGCACGATCCAGTACCTGAACGCCAACCAGCAGGCCAACACGCAGCAGCAGCAGGTCGACACGGTGCTGACCGCCGGCGTCAAGGTGCTGATCCTGGACTCGGTGAACTTCAAGTCCATCGCCAGCTCGGTCGCCAAGGCCAAGGCGCAGGGCGTGCCGGTGGTCGCGTACGACCGTCTCGCCGAAGGCCCGATCTCGGCCTACACCTCGTTCGACAACGAGAACATCGGCAAGCTGCAGGGCCAGGCCTTCCTCGCCGCGGTGTCCAAGGGCGGCAACCCCAAACGCGGCAAGGTCGTGCTGATCAACGGCTCGCCGGACGACCCGAACGCGGCCCAGTTCAAGAAGGGCATGCACTCGGTGCTCGACGGCAAGGTCGACGTCGGCGCCGAGTACGACACGCCGGACTGGAGCCCCGACCAGGCGCAGACCGAGGCGGCCGGTGCCATCACCAAGCTCGGCGTCAAGAACGTCATCGGCATCTACGCCGCCAACGACGGCACCGCCGGCGGCGCGATCGCCGCGCTGAAGGCCGCCAACGCCAGCCCGCTGCCGCCGGTGACCGGCCAGGACGCCGAGGTGGCCGGCCTGCAGCGGATCGTCACCGGTGACCAGTACGCGACGATCTACAAGTCGATCAAGCCGCAGGCAGAGGCGGCCGCCGGCTTCGCGGTCGCGCTGGCGACCGGCAAGAAGTACGACAAGGCGACCAGCACGGTCAGCAGCGGCAGTGCGCAGAACGTACCGGCCGTCATCGTGCCGGCCGTGACGGTGACCAAGGACAACATCAAGGACACCGTGGTCAAGGACGGCTACTGGACCGTCCAGGAGATCTGCACTCCGCAGTACGCCGCTGCCTGCAAGGCGGCCGGCCTGACCTGATCCGGCCTCGCGGCGGTGGCTGTCCGACCAGACGGCCACCGCCGCTGCCGTGACCACGACCGTTCCCCACACCAGTGAGGTGGAGTTGATGTCGACGAACCTGGAGAAGGACCGGCCGGCGGACCGTCCGACCCCGGACCGCTCAGGGCCGCCGGTGCTGAAGCTGACCGGGATCTCCAAACGCTTCGGCGCCGTGCAGGCCCTGACCGAGGTCGACCTGGACGTGCACCAAGGCGAGGTGCTGGCCCTGGTCGGTGACAACGGTGCCGGCAAGTCGACGCTGATCAAGGTGATCGCCGGCGTCAACCCGCCGGACAACGGCACGGTCGAGTTCGCCGGCAGGACCGTACACATCAACCGGCCGCACGACGCGCAGCTGCTCGGCATCGCCACCGTCTACCAGGACCTGGCGCTGGCCGACAACCTCGACGTGGTCGGCAACCTGTTCCTCGGCAACGAGCTCTATCGCTTCGGCCTGCTCGACGAGGTCGGCATGGAGAAACGCTCGCGGCAGCTGCTGGACACGCTGTCGATCAAGATCCCGAGCGTACGGATCCCGGTCGCCTCGCTGTCCGGTGGCCAGCGCCAGGTGGTGGCGATCGCCCGGTCGCTGCTCGGCCAGCCGAAGCTGGTCGTACTGGACGAGCCGACCGCCGCGCTCGGTGTGGAACAGACGGCGCAGGTGCTCGACCTGATCGAGCGGCTCCGGTCGCAGGGCCTGGCGGTCATCGTCATCAGCCACAACATGGAGGACGTACGCGCGGTCGCTGACCGCGTCGCGGTGCTGCGGCTGGGCCGTAACAACGGCGTCTTCGAGGTCAGGGACACGTCCCAGGAGCAGATCATCGCCGCCATCACAGGCGCGACCGACAACGCGGTGACCCGTCGGGCCGCGCGGGAAGGTGCAAAGTGACTGTCAGCAAGCCGCGTACCGAACCGGTGCCCGAGGCCGCCCCGGCCGGCGCGGTCAGCCAGATCGACCCGCGGCTGCTGGTGCGCGAACGGGGTTTCGCCGGCTACGTGCAGGAGGCGCAGCGGCGGATCCGCGGCGGTGAGTACGGCTCGCTGCCGGTCATCGTCGGCCTGATCCTGATCTGGGCGATCTTCCAGTTTCTCAACCCGCAGTTCCTGTCGCCGCAGAACCTGTCCAACCTGAGCGTGCAGATCGTCGGCACCGGCCTGATCTCGGTCGGCATCGTGTTCGTGCTGCTGCTCGGCGAGATCGACCTGTCGGTCGGCTCGGTCGGCGGCGCCTGTGCGGCGATTTTGGCCGTGTGCAACGTCAACTGGGGGATCAACCCGGTCCTGTCGATCGTCATCGCGGTCGTCGCCGGCATGGCGATGGGCCTGATCCACGGCTTCTTCTTCGCCAAGATCGGTGTGCCGGCGTTCATCGTGACGCTGGCCGGCCTGCTCGGCTGGAACGGCTTCATGCTGTGGGTCTTCGGCCTCGACGGCACCATCAACCTCGACTACAACAGCCTGATCGTCAAGCTGACCAGCACCTACTTCGGCGAGGTCGCGGTCGCGTACGCCCTGGCCGCCGTCGTGGTCGTGGTCTACGCGGTCACCTCGTTCGTCGGCAACTCGCGCCGGCAGGCCGCCGGGATCCCGACCCGCAGCGTCAGCGAGCTGGTGATCCGGATCGTCGGCCTGGCCATCCTGTTGTTCGTGCCGGCGTACGTGCTCAACCAGTACAAGGGCCTGCCGCTCGCGCTGGTCATCTTCCTGGCCTTCGTGGTGGCGCTGGACTTCGTGCTGCGGCGTACGTCCTTCGGGCGCAAGGTCTTCGCGCTCGGCGGCAGCGTCGAGGCGTCGCGACGGGCCGGCATCAACGTTGCGGCCGTACGGATGGCCGTCTTCACCATCTCCACCGGCATGGCGGCCATCGGTGGCATCTTCTTCGCCTCGCGGCTGGCCTCGGCCAACCAGTCCGGCCTGGACCAGAACGTGCTGATGAACGCCATCGCGGCGGCCGTCATCGGCGGCACCAGCCTCTTCGGTGGCCGCGGCAGCACGTACTCGGCGCTGCTCGGTGTGCTGGTCATCGAGTCGATCCGCTCCGGCATGGCGCTGGAGGGCATCGGCAACGCCATCCAGTTCATCGTCACCGGCGTCGTACTGCTCGCCGCCGTCACGCTGGACTCGGTCTCCCGACGCAGCCAGAAAGCCGCCGGCCGCGCCTGACCGTCTTGGTCGCATGGCCCCCATGCGTGCGTTGGATGCACGCATGGGGGCCATGCGACTTTCCTAGCGCGCGAAGGCAGGCGTGCTGTTGAGGAGCGCGAAGACGTACGGCATCGCGCCGAACTGCCAGAGCGCGAGGGTGACGCCGACGATCGCCAGTGGCACGGCCACGAACCACTGCTCGCGCAGGCCACCGGTCGGCATGTTGCTGCCGCGGAAGCGCTTTTTGCTCAGTGGATAGAAAAGCGGCACGCCTTCCGTGGTCATGACGTCCCCGGAGATGTGCGCGGCCACGCCGAGCGCGTAGCTGGCGCCGACCCAGGCCCAGTGGACACCGGCCAGGGTCGCGGCGACCGTGAGACCGGTGCAGGCCACGAACGTACCCACGTTGGCGATGACTCCGCTGCGCGTCCAGCCGAGGCCGCGCGCGCCGAGTCCGACCGCGAGTACGACAGCGATCGTTGGCAGATAAGGGATCCACTGGCCGCCGATGACCATCAGCTGGGCGAGGATGCCGGTGATCGGCACGGCCCAGATCGCGTGCGTGCCTTTCCGGTGGCCACCGGAAAGGCACGCGATGCCGCGCGCCAGCAGCCGTGTCGGCCAGCCAAACGTACGCGCCACGGTCGCCGACGGATGGTCGAGATCGGGCAGCAGCGCCGCGCCGGCGGTCACGACCGCGCCGGCGGCCAGCTCTGCCGGTCCGAGGTGGACGACCTGCGTCAGCAGCGGCGCGGCGGCCAGCCACACCGCCGCGCCGCTGATCGCATGCGTGTGGCCCATCATCGAAGCCGGCTCCTCCCGTTGGCGGCCGAAAACGTACAACGGGACGGCGTCGTGGACGCGTGCGCCGCACCGAGCGGGTGGGTGTTGCGGTCGTCACGGCCGGTTTTATCGGGTCATAACGGAAACCCAGCGGCATTGGTCCCGAGAAAGGTGGGGCCCCGACCACATCGGCGGACCTACCTTTTGCGTGATCCACATCGCCGCATCAGGCTGAAGGGGCACGTGCGGTGGTGATCGGTCATCCTCGCGTAGGACGACGGATTAGACTCGCGTGTTGCAAACCAAGGACTGAGGAGGCCCGCTGGTGGAGCAGCAACGAAGCTTGCTCGAACAGATCGCCGGACCACGAGACCTACGCCGCCTGCCGGCCAGCGACCTGCCGGCCCTGGCCAGCGAGATTCGTGAGTTCCTCGTCCAGAAGGTCTCCAGGACCGGTGGCCACCTCGGTCCCAACCTCGGTGTCGTCGAGCTGACGCTGGCCATCCACCGGGTCTTCTGCTCGCCGGCCGACCGCGTGCTCTTCGACACCGGCCACCAGGCGTACGTGCACAAGATGCTCACCGGGCGGCAGGCCGGCTTCGACGAGCTGCGCCGCCGCGGCGGGCTGTCCGGCTATCCGAACCAGGCCGAGAGCGCGCACGACGTCATCGAGAACTCGCACGCCTCGACGGCCCTGTCGTACGCGGACGGCCTGGCCAAGGCGTACGCGCTGACCGGCCAGGGCCGGCACGTGGTCGCGGTCGTCGGCGACGGCGCGCTGACCGGTGGCATGTGCTGGGAGGCGCTGAACAACATCGCCGCCGGCAAGGACCGCCGGCTGGTGATCGTGGTCAACGACAACGGCCGGTCGTACGCGCCGACCATCGGCGGCCTGGCCGACCACCTCGCGACGCTGCGGCTGACGCCGGGCTACGAGCGCGCGCTGGACATGATCCGTGACGTGCTCGACCACACGCCGCTGGTCGGACCTCCGCTTTTCGAGGCACTGCACGGCATCAAGAAGGGCCTCAAGGACGTCGTCGCGCCGCAGGGGATGTTCGAGGACCTGGGGCTGAAGTACATCGGCCCGATCGACGGCCACGACACGGCGGCGATGGAGTCGGCGCTGCGCCGCGCCAAGCGCTTCGGCGGACCGGTGCTCGTACACGCGGTGACGACGAAGGGCCAGGGCTACGCGCCGGCCGAGCAGGACGCCGAGGACTGCTTCCACAGTCCGAGCACGTTCGACCCGGGCACCGGCAAGGCGCTGGCCAAGCCGGCGGTGAAATGGACCGGCGTGTTCGCCGACTCGCTGGTCGCCGCCGCCGAGCGCCGGCCGGACCTCGTCGGCATCACCGCCGCGATGCCGGGGCCGACCGGCTTGTCGGAGATGATGCGCCGCTTCCCGGAGCGCGTTTTCGACGTAGGCATCGCCGAGCAGCACGCCGTCACCTCCGCCGCCGGCCTGGCGCTGGGTGGCATGCATCCGGTGGTGGCTGTCTACGCGACGTTCCTGAACCGGGCGTACGACCAGACGCTGCTCGACGTCGCGATGCACAAGCTGCCGGTCACCTTCGTACTCGACCGCGCCGGCATCACCGGCCCGGACGGACCGAGTCACTATGGCATTTGGGACTATTCGCTGCTCGGCATGGTGCCCGGCATGCGGATGGCCGCGCCACGTGACGCGGAGCGACTGGTGGAGGAGTTCGCCGAGGCCGTCGAGGTCTCCGACGGTCCGACCGCGCTGCGCTTCCCGACCGGCTCCGTCCCCGACCCGATCCCGGCCGTCAGGCGCCTGTCCGACGGCGTCGACATGCTCGTCGAGTCCGACCGCCGCGACGTACTCCTGGTCGCCGTCGGCGCCTTCGCCGGCATGGCCGTCGAAGCCGCGGCACGCGTCGCCGACGAAGGCATCGGCGTCACCGTGGTCGACCCCCGCTGGGTCATCCCGATGCCATCGTCCGTACTGGAGATGGCTGGCGATTATCGGCTGGTGGTCACTCTCGAGGACGGCGTACGGTCCGGCGGCATCGGCGCGACCTTGTCGCAGTCGCTGCGCGACCGTGACGTGGAGGTGCCCGTGCGGGATCTCGGCGTACCAAAGGCCTGGCACCCCCACGGCACCCGCGCGGAGATCCTGGCCGATCTTGGGTTGACTGCCCAGGACGTCGCGCGGCAACTGATCGGCTGGGTCTCGCGGCTGGAAGAGCCGCTGGATGTGCGGTTGTCGGAGTCGTCAGGGGAGTAGTCGGCTGGTTCGGAGCCGGTCGCGTCTTCTGTTTTGTTGCGTTGAGAGGATTTTCGCCTTCGCGCGGGGCTCCTACGCGGCGGGCGACCTCAAGGGGAGGGGCGCGCGGGGTTTCGCTGTTGGTCCGGTTGGGTGCCGCGTGTGCGGTTGGTCTGTGGGACCAGGTGTGTGGCTGGGGCGCCGGCGGTGCCGTGGCGTCCCGGTGGGTGGCGTGAAGGTCCAGCATGTGGGATGCGACGCGTGTGGAGCGCTAAATGTCCGGCTTGTGAGGGTCGTGGATGGCATGAATGTCGAGTTACTTGCGTTGGACGCAAGAAAAAAGGCTTTCACGCTATAGCGATCCCCAGAAGCTGTGACGGGTGTGACTACTGAGGCTGATAATGCTGTTGTGGCTGCTGGGCTGCAACAAATGTCGGTTTTGATGTCTTGTTAAACAAGTATTACGCAGTCAGCCCGCCTCGCCCGCATTATCAGCCACGCCAGTCACACCAGCACCACTCCGGACGCTGTGATTGGCGTCCATGCCGACGGGTTGCTTCCCACACGTGACCCAGAAAACCCAGCCCCGCCCGCAAACCACCGCCCGCACCCCAATGCACACCGATTGGCGGCCACGCGCCCCCTCCCTTGAGGTCGCTCGCCGCGTAGGCGCGCCCGCCGCGCAGGCGAAAAACCACCACTCACCCAACGCGCCAACCAGAAAACCCAGCCACTTCACCAACGCACCAATCAGAAAACCCGGCCACCTCACCAACGCAACAAAGCAGAAAACCCAGCCACCTCACCAACGCAACAACCCTGAGCCGCAACCACCCGCACATCGCAACAACCAGGAGACTCACCACCGCGACACGCAGGGACCCTCCACGCACCCCAACCGAGCCCACCACCTACAACTCGACCCCTGCCCGCGCATCCCTCTCCGCATACTCCTTCAAATTCAGCAACTGCTTCCGCATCATCACCAGATCCCCAATCCCAAGCACCTCCGCCCGAACCCGCTCCACCCACCCAGCCACCCCCACCGCCAACCGCCCAATCAACCGGCAGCGCCCGGAGTCCAGAGGCTCGGCCGCGTACGTCAGAGCCACTGGT
The nucleotide sequence above comes from Fodinicola acaciae. Encoded proteins:
- a CDS encoding metal-dependent hydrolase, which codes for MMGHTHAISGAAVWLAAAPLLTQVVHLGPAELAAGAVVTAGAALLPDLDHPSATVARTFGWPTRLLARGIACLSGGHRKGTHAIWAVPITGILAQLMVIGGQWIPYLPTIAVVLAVGLGARGLGWTRSGVIANVGTFVACTGLTVAATLAGVHWAWVGASYALGVAAHISGDVMTTEGVPLFYPLSKKRFRGSNMPTGGLREQWFVAVPLAIVGVTLALWQFGAMPYVFALLNSTPAFAR
- a CDS encoding substrate-binding domain-containing protein, translated to MRITRRTGMRSALTAVAVAALALASGCGQAPQSGGNASGSAGAASIDQGFKIGLLLPESKTARYEKFDRPLIEQNIKKLCPKCTIQYLNANQQANTQQQQVDTVLTAGVKVLILDSVNFKSIASSVAKAKAQGVPVVAYDRLAEGPISAYTSFDNENIGKLQGQAFLAAVSKGGNPKRGKVVLINGSPDDPNAAQFKKGMHSVLDGKVDVGAEYDTPDWSPDQAQTEAAGAITKLGVKNVIGIYAANDGTAGGAIAALKAANASPLPPVTGQDAEVAGLQRIVTGDQYATIYKSIKPQAEAAAGFAVALATGKKYDKATSTVSSGSAQNVPAVIVPAVTVTKDNIKDTVVKDGYWTVQEICTPQYAAACKAAGLT
- the dxs gene encoding 1-deoxy-D-xylulose-5-phosphate synthase, whose translation is MLEQIAGPRDLRRLPASDLPALASEIREFLVQKVSRTGGHLGPNLGVVELTLAIHRVFCSPADRVLFDTGHQAYVHKMLTGRQAGFDELRRRGGLSGYPNQAESAHDVIENSHASTALSYADGLAKAYALTGQGRHVVAVVGDGALTGGMCWEALNNIAAGKDRRLVIVVNDNGRSYAPTIGGLADHLATLRLTPGYERALDMIRDVLDHTPLVGPPLFEALHGIKKGLKDVVAPQGMFEDLGLKYIGPIDGHDTAAMESALRRAKRFGGPVLVHAVTTKGQGYAPAEQDAEDCFHSPSTFDPGTGKALAKPAVKWTGVFADSLVAAAERRPDLVGITAAMPGPTGLSEMMRRFPERVFDVGIAEQHAVTSAAGLALGGMHPVVAVYATFLNRAYDQTLLDVAMHKLPVTFVLDRAGITGPDGPSHYGIWDYSLLGMVPGMRMAAPRDAERLVEEFAEAVEVSDGPTALRFPTGSVPDPIPAVRRLSDGVDMLVESDRRDVLLVAVGAFAGMAVEAAARVADEGIGVTVVDPRWVIPMPSSVLEMAGDYRLVVTLEDGVRSGGIGATLSQSLRDRDVEVPVRDLGVPKAWHPHGTRAEILADLGLTAQDVARQLIGWVSRLEEPLDVRLSESSGE
- a CDS encoding ATP-binding cassette domain-containing protein — translated: MSTNLEKDRPADRPTPDRSGPPVLKLTGISKRFGAVQALTEVDLDVHQGEVLALVGDNGAGKSTLIKVIAGVNPPDNGTVEFAGRTVHINRPHDAQLLGIATVYQDLALADNLDVVGNLFLGNELYRFGLLDEVGMEKRSRQLLDTLSIKIPSVRIPVASLSGGQRQVVAIARSLLGQPKLVVLDEPTAALGVEQTAQVLDLIERLRSQGLAVIVISHNMEDVRAVADRVAVLRLGRNNGVFEVRDTSQEQIIAAITGATDNAVTRRAAREGAK
- a CDS encoding sugar ABC transporter permease; its protein translation is MTVSKPRTEPVPEAAPAGAVSQIDPRLLVRERGFAGYVQEAQRRIRGGEYGSLPVIVGLILIWAIFQFLNPQFLSPQNLSNLSVQIVGTGLISVGIVFVLLLGEIDLSVGSVGGACAAILAVCNVNWGINPVLSIVIAVVAGMAMGLIHGFFFAKIGVPAFIVTLAGLLGWNGFMLWVFGLDGTINLDYNSLIVKLTSTYFGEVAVAYALAAVVVVVYAVTSFVGNSRRQAAGIPTRSVSELVIRIVGLAILLFVPAYVLNQYKGLPLALVIFLAFVVALDFVLRRTSFGRKVFALGGSVEASRRAGINVAAVRMAVFTISTGMAAIGGIFFASRLASANQSGLDQNVLMNAIAAAVIGGTSLFGGRGSTYSALLGVLVIESIRSGMALEGIGNAIQFIVTGVVLLAAVTLDSVSRRSQKAAGRA